One genomic region from Camelus dromedarius isolate mCamDro1 chromosome 17, mCamDro1.pat, whole genome shotgun sequence encodes:
- the SPINK8 gene encoding serine protease inhibitor Kazal-type 8, translated as MKRVFSSTILVLAISTWTAFAVDFPLPMGKGTHLEETKVLCTENINKCWIFSYIKPSEPICGSDQITYSGECHLCYKILYEGLNITKLHDGPCKNS; from the exons ATGAAGAGGGTCTTCTCCAGCACCATCCTTGTTCTGGCCATCTCCACGTGGACTGCCTTTGCAGTTG ACTTTCCTCTTCCTATGGGCAAAGGGACACACCTAGAAGAGACAAAG GTTTTGTGCACAGAGAATATAAATAAGTGCTGGATTTTCTCTTACATCAAGCCAAGTGAACCCATATGTGGCAGTGACCAGATTACCTACAGTGGGGAATGCCACCTCTGCTACAAAATTCT aTATGAAGGGCTTAACATAACTAAGCTGCATGATGGGCCATGT AAAAACTCCTGA